A stretch of the Drosophila sulfurigaster albostrigata strain 15112-1811.04 chromosome 2L, ASM2355843v2, whole genome shotgun sequence genome encodes the following:
- the LOC133835053 gene encoding LOW QUALITY PROTEIN: dedicator of cytokinesis protein 7 (The sequence of the model RefSeq protein was modified relative to this genomic sequence to represent the inferred CDS: deleted 2 bases in 1 codon; substituted 1 base at 1 genomic stop codon), producing MANTQRSFVQKVSKQAATDVRKNMAVHMHTKPFNTSSILGSTLSLTEPLDYEEFLSQHINIITRDPLKHILDFPQGDITIKIIPRKIRTIEHILPKEHISDLPSHVQECISSYTRPWKTVEYLHRHYSSSCCARERIDRGTISPSAFQQEFEIDKDFSSFDESFTDKSDSCTPSSRQSIASLASVSSCTDTLTPRGSWASFDLRRSVNDPLIPNLLDNVSPEQIDQLNEARRQDKRQEALFSLYPEPETDEIIERRLPAVLPVEHMGHRILVKCLQLKLELEVEPIFASMAIYDAKERQKISENFYFDMNSDNLRLMLSNHVRCADISTQSRSAIFEISYPSNDLFLVIRLEKVLQGDINNSVEPYLKEDKDKYREKVKSNAADYCERLGKYRMPFAWTAIYLTNVFNGDSFESKDSSVVEKDLTASGVCTTLASAASSNSLDRKSSTSSFDQLRRKANDMSGTLTRRGSLERKEKRRSWSPDDFANAIETFRPITITVPSFFKQEADKMKDEDLYKFLPELKRPNAVTKKYKCIPGSIKLEISPCIDDVINALTPELARVEPQSVEKTRTIKEVLEFSPLPIYNPHYSYRNLLFVSPKELNFSSRAGSARNIAIRVQLMAGENPNDAVNAIFGKSSCPEYGTEAYTSVNYHNKCPTFYDEIKIALPSAIKQHHHLLFTIYHVSCQKKPHELQLSVETPIGYTWLPLLEDGKLKVGEFNLPVMVEIPPENYSFIPPNVHLPGIKWLDNHRAVFTISVTAITSIHTLDKYLDHFFFLNCEYLNSRNIPSHIGESNMEAELKKCLLDINQSNRESLVRHLPRVLDKLIELLVTSHKVGAQPMALGATVFEVLCLVSAHLSLLTDIDQYGRQSLFSTYVQFQCKIPHPSAAKRDFSNELKSNKSYGLYDDILNSGRPNLDNNLSSSATPLDGPAPLVCLLHEELALQYTLASGKVSDLAMNNSWFLFELIIKSMTEHLDYTDSICGPRKHRFSHQFLDDISTLVTLVTNKVAEYHNIDTRSAQSLNASLSFFIFDLLSIMDRGFVFGLIKIYSKLIMSRNASVPDLMNYKIDFLRIVCSHEHFVALNLPFGTPYTTISAPCSPTPSTTSNNSQTSYGSVERSLHADLTTEFRQQHFLVGLVLSDLATVMEVPNPQLHGKAISCIRNLLTSHDSRYDEEARSRVASLYIPLLSIVMDTLSQLHQYICDVQDHDRFHQMSQLEDYQGPHQTISTSTISPEVAYAISGSRVYSYMAEQSKNKIPLNAENTRHLLSCFLWVLKNLERTVLYRWLLGLTPHRVHQMLQVLNTSLKAFEYSGQKRLPTLKRTNTHSFRKTATTDVKEKLEECIRGTNSARYDLINRRKDRNSTDKLRWRKDQMPYRSQYSDTSNRIEPDLELSYFIEGSLATEIGLIILDSLEIIVHVATNLHHNLLGTVLKVLLHSLARNQSTLALQNLFASQRALIFKFPNLLFDEETDICADLCLLLLKHCSSQLPGIRSQAAASLYLLMRQNFEIGNNFARVKMQVTMSLSSLVGTSASFSEQSLRRALKTILVYAESDTDLQETSFPEQVQDLLFNLHMILSDTVKMKEYQEDPEMLLDLMNRIAKGYQNNPDLRLTWLENMAKKHRERANHTEAAMCYVHAAALVSEYLSMLESQTHLPVGAVSFQRISPNTFMESAVSDDVLSPGEDGICLGNHFTETGLKALLEEASNSFQVAGMYEAMNEVYKILTPICESNREFLKLSKVHGKLQEAFNRIAQLQGKRVFGTYFRVGFYGAKFGDLDQQEFIYKEPTLTKLPEIFSRLQNFYADRFGPDSVHIIKDSNNFDINTLDPEKAYIQITYVEPFFETYEMRHRETYFERNFNIKRFIFSTPFTKNGKAHGELHEQCKRKTILTTANHFPYVKTRIQVISRTQFQLEPIEVAIEDIQKKTLELAAATNQEPADPKILQMVLQGCIGTTVNQGPMEMASVFLSILSDGTTVPTKHQNKLRLCFREFSKRCADALKKKIEIXYYRIKKDYQRELERNYERFVERLSPLITLTEAQTQGVVKANCYQNKTTPLKW from the exons ATGGCTAATACACAAAGATCTTTTGTACAAAAGGTTTCCAA GCAAGCGGCTACGGATGTTCGTAAAAATATGGCTGTGCATATGCATACAAAGCCCTTTAATACAAGTTCGATATTAGGCTCAACA CTTTCGCTCACGGAACCGCTTGACTATGAGGAATTTCTTAGCCagcacataaatattataactcGAGATCCCTTAAAACATATATTGGATTTTCCACAAGGtgatattacaataaaaataatacctcGAAAAATTCGGACCATTGAACATATTTTACCGAAAGAACACAT TTCCGATTTGCCAAGTCATGTGCAAGAATGCATTAGTAGCTATACTCGCCCTTGGAAGACTGTTGAATATTTACATCGCCATTACTCAAGCTCATGTTGTGCACGCGAACGTATTGATCGAGGCACCATCAGTCCTTCTGCTTTCCAACAAGAGTTTGAGATTGATAAGGATTTTTCATCATTTGACGAATCATTCACCGATAAGAGTGATAGTTGTACACCTAGTTCAAGACAGTCGATTGCTAGTCTAGCGTCTGTTAGTTCTTGTACAGATACTCTAACTCCACGCGGCTCTTGGGCTAGTTTCGATTTGCGAAGATCTGTGAATGATCCACTTATTCCTAATTTATTGGACAATGTATCGCCGGAACAAATTGATCAATTAAATGAAGCACGGCGACAAGATAAACGCCAAGAAGCTTTATTTTCGCTCTACCCCGAACCGGAAACAGATGAAATTATTGAGCGTAGACTACCTGCAGTGTTGCCTGTGGAACACATGGGTCACCGTATCCTAGTTAAATGTTTGCAGTTAAAGTTAGAACTCGAGGTTGAACCAATATTTGCATCAATGGCTATATATGATGCTAAAGAACGTCAAAAAATTTCCGAAAATTTTTACTTTGACATGAATTCAGATAACCTAAGGCTTATGCTATCAAATCATGTTCGTTGTGCGGACATTAGCACACAAAGTCGTTCCGCTATATTCGAAATTTCCTATCCAAGCAATGATTTGTTTCTTGTTATACGCCTTGAAAAAGTTTTACAGGGCGACATTAATAATTCCGTTGAGCCCTATCTTAAAGAAGACAAAGATAAGTATAGAGAGAAAGTTAAATCAAATGCGGCAGATTATTGCGAGCGATTGGGTAAATATCGCATGCCCTTTGCATGGACGGCAATATATTTAACGAATGTGTTTAATGGAGACAGCTTTGAAAGTAAGGACTCATCCGTGGTGGAGAAAGATTTGACTGCAAGCGGTGTTTGTACTACATTGGCGTCTGCGGCTAGTTCAAATAGTTTAGATCGAAAGTCTTCAACTAGCAGTTTCGATCAACTTCGCCGAAAAGCCAATGATATGAGCGGCACACTGACACGACGCGGATCTCTCGAACGAAAGGAGAAACGCCGCTCTTGGTCACCGGATGATTTTGCCAATGCCATTGAAACTTTTCGTCCCATTACAATCACTGTGCCGAGCTTTTTTAAACAAGAGGCTGATAAAATGAAAGATGAggatttatataaatttttgccCGAGCTTAAAAGGCCGAATGCTGtaacaaaaaagtataaatgtATTCCGGGGTCTATTAAACTCGAGATATCGCCATGTATCGACGATGTTATTAACGCTTTAACACCTGAACTGGCCAGAGTTGAGCCACAGAGTGTTGAAAAAACGCGTACTATTAAAGAAGTATTGGAGTTCTCACCATTACCTATATATAATCCTCATTATAGTTATCGCAATTTACTTTTTGTATCACCAAAAGAGTTGAATTTTTCATCTCGTGCTGGATCTGCACGTAATATCGCTATTCGTGTGCAGTTAATGGCAG GTGAGAATCCAAACGATGCCGTGAATGCAATATTTGGGAAATCATCATGTCCGGAATATGGAACTGAGGCATACACGTCAGTCAATTACCATAACAAATGCCCAACATTCTACGATGAGATTAAAATAGCGTTGCCGTCTGCAATTAAGCAGCATCACCACTTACTATTTACAATCTACCACGTATCGTGCCAGAAAAAGCCACATGAGTTGCAACTTTCAGTAGAAACTCCCATCGGCTACACATGGTTACCTCTTTTGGAGGATGGTAAATTGAAAGTCGGGGAATTTAACCTGCCAGTAATGGTTGAAATACCACCAGAAAACTACTCTTTTATACCACCAAATGTACATTTACCAGGGATTAAATGGCTGGACAACCATCGCGCCGTTTTCACCATAAGTGTGACCGCAATCACTTCAATTCATACGTTAGATAAATATCTcgaccattttttttttttgaactgTGAATATTTGAACAGCCGTAATATACCATCTCATATTGGTGAAAGTAATATGGAAGCcgagcta aaaaaatgtctaCTGGATATAAATCAGTCAAATCGTGAATCATTAGTTAGACATTTACCTCGTGTCTTAGACAAGTTGATAGAGTTGTTGGTAACTAGCCATAAAGTTGGCGCACAGCCCATGGCTTTGGGTGCCACAGTCTTTGAGGTGCTATGCTTGGTTTCGGCTCACTTGTCTTTACTAACTGATATCGACCAATATGGACGTCAAAGTTTATTTTCCACATATGTTCAGTTTCAGTGTAAAATACCACACCCATCGGCTGCAAAACGTGACTTTAGTAACGAATTGAAATCCAATAAGTCATATGGCTTATATGATGACATTTTAAATAGTGGCCGGCCAA aTCTTGACAACAATTTATCTAGCAGTGCCACCCCACTGGATGGTCCGGCCCCACTTGTGTGCTTGCTACATGAAGAGCTAGCCTTGCAATATACACTAGCCAGCGGCAAGGTGTCAGATCTTGCCATGAACAACTCATGGTTTCTTTTCGAACTAATTATAAAATCTATGACAGAGCATCTTGATTATACGGATTCTATATGCGGCCCACGGAAACACAGGTTTTCACATCAATTTCTCGATGACATTTCAACACTCGTCACCCTCGTCACAAATAAAGTTGCTGAATACCATAATATTGACACAAGAAGTGCTCAGTCATTAAACGCCAGCTTAagcttttttatatttgaccTACTTAGTATAATGGATCGAGGATTTGTATTTGgcctaattaaaatttattcgaAACTAATTATGTCACGAAACGCATCTGTACCTGATCTGATGAATTACAAAATCGATTTCTTACGAATTGTTTGCAGTCACGAGCACTTTGTAGCATTAAATTTACCTTTTGGTACTCCTTATACCACTATCTCAGCACCTTGCAGTCCTACTCCCAGTACCACTTCAAATAATAGCCAAACTTCATAT ggATCTGTTGAGCGTTCTTTACACGCCGACCTCACCACGGAATTTCGTCAACAACACTTTCTAGTCGGCCTTGTCTTAAGTGATTTAGCGACAGTAATGGAGGTGCCAAATCCTCAATTGCATGGAAAAGCTATAAGCTGTATTCGGAATCTTTTGACTTCACATGATTCACGGTATGATGAAGAAGCACGATCACGAGTAGCTTCTTTGTATATTCCATTACTTTCCATAGTCATGGATACGTTGTCACAATTGCATCAATATATATGTGATGTCCAAGATCATGATCGTTTTCACCAGATGAGTCAACTTGAAGATTATCAAGGGCCACATCAGACTATATCCACATCTACAATTAGCCCAGAAGTTGCGTATGCCATCTCTGGCAGTCGTGTATACTCCTATATGGCCGAACAATCCAAGAACAAGATACCATTAAATGCAGAAAACACGCGTCATTTGCTGTCGTGTTTTCTGTGGGTACTAAAAAATTTAGAACGCACTGTTCTTTATCGTTGGTTGCTTGGATTAACTCCACATCGCGTGCACCAAATGTTACAAGTACTTAATACATCTTTAAAAGCCTTTGAATATTCAGGACAAAAGCGCTTACCAACTTTAAAGCGGACTAATACTCATAGTTTTCGCAAAACTGCGACCACTGATGTTAAGGAAAAGTTGGAAGAATGTATCAGAGGAACCAACTCAGCGCGGTACGATTTAATTAACCGTCGCAAGGATCGCAATTCGACGGATAAACTTCGTTGGCGGAAAGATCAAATGCCATATCGGTCTCAGTATAGTGACACATCTAACAGAATTGAGCCAGATCTTGAGCTAAGTTATTTTATTGAAGGTTCACTTGCGACTGAAATTGGGCTGATTATACTCGATTCTTTGGAAATAATCGTACACGTCGCCACTAACCTTCATCACAATCTGCTTGGAACTGTTCTTAAAGTGCTGTTACATAGTTTAGCACGAAATCAATCTACGCTGGCACTGCAAAACTTGTTTGCATCTCAGAGAGCCCTGATTTTTAAATTCCCAAATCTATTGTTTGACGAAGAAACGGACATATGCGCAGACTTGTGTTTATTGCTTTTAAAGCACTGCTCGTCACAATTACCAGGTATCAGGTCGCAAGCTGCTGCTtcgttatatttattaatgagGCAAAACTTCGAAATTGGAAAT aATTTTGCACGTGTCAAAATGCAAGTTACTATGTCACTAAGTTCTCTAGTAGGTACTAGTGCTTCATTCAGCGAGCAATCACTCCGTCGGGCGTTAAAAACAATTCTCGTGTACGCCGAGTCCGATACCGATCTACAGGAAACCTCTTTCCCAGAGCAAGTACAAGATTTACTGTTTAACTTACACATGATTCTGTCAGATACTGTGAAAATGAAGGAGTACCAAGAGGATCCTGAAATGTTACTTGATTTGATGAATCGCATAGCAAAAGGTTATCAAAATAATCCAGATTTGCGATTAACTTGGCTGGAAAATATGGCTAAAAAGCATCGTGAGCGTGCTAACCACACTGAGGCGGCCATGTGTTATGTTCACGCTGCCGCTTTAGTTTCTGAATATTTAAGCATGCTCGAGTCTCAAACACATTTGCCAGTTGGTGCCGTTAGTTTTCAACGCATATCACCAAATACATTTATGGAATCAGCGGTGTCAGATGACGTTCTGAGTCCCGGAGAAGATGGTATTTGCCTGGGTAATCACTTCACTGAAACTGGATTAAAAGCTCTGCTTGAAGAGGCATCGAATTCATTTCAAGTTGCCGGCATGTATGAAGCTATGAACGAAGTGTATAAAATTCTGACTCCAATCTGTGAATCGAATCGCGAATTTCTCAAGCTCAGTAAAGTTCATGGCAAGCTGCAAGAAGCATTTAACAGAATTGCCCAACTCCAG GGTAAACGAGTATTTGGAACGTACTTTAGGGTTGGTTTTTATGGCGCTAAATTTGGAGACCTCGATCAAcaagaatttatttacaaagaGCCCACCCTAACAAAATTGCCAGAAATATTCAGTCGACTTCAG aatttctaTGCGGATAGATTTGGTCCCGATTCTGTGCATATAATTAAAGACTCAAATAATTTCGACATAAATACCTTAGATCCGGAAAAGGCTTACATTCAAATCACTTACGTGGAACCGTTTTTCGAAACTTATGAAATGCGTCATCGTGAAACATACTTTGAacgaaattttaatatta AACGGTTTATATTTTCGACCCCTTTTACAAAGAATGGAAAAGCTCATGGTGAATTACATGAGCAATGTAAACGCAAGACAATCCTTACCACAGCAAACCATTTTCCATATGTAAAAACTCGCATCCAAGTAATCAGCCGAACTCAGTTTCAATTGGAGCCCATTGAAGTGGCTATTG AGGACATACAAAAGAAGACATTGGAATTAGCTGCAGCTACAAATCAGGAACCGGCTGAtccaaaaatattgcaaatggtTTTGCAAGGTTGCATTGGTACTACTGTTAATCAGGGTCCTATGGAAATGGCTAGCgtatttctttcaattttatcTGATGGAACAACTGTACCGACAAagcatcaaaataaattacggTTGTGCTTCAGAGAATTTTCAAAACGATGTGCAgatgctttaaaaaaaaaaatcgaaatttaatattatcgGATCAAAAAAGATTATCAGCGGGAATTAGAACGCAACTATGAACGTTTTGTCGAACGGCTCTCCCCGCTAATCACGCTTACGGAAGCTCAAACGCAAGGTGTTGTAAA aGCTAACTGctatcaaaataaaaccacaCCCTTGAAATGGTAA
- the LOC133835055 gene encoding ATR-interacting protein mus304 — protein sequence MAPSMFPTSSAKMARQFRPLLNNSSKRQKLELGVQNSGDLFKSTIAEFWGSDDDDVILLATQQAEENQRQPDSPRQTENEFELRPFVSSTQQPHRKRLSTSRQSPAYQPRHVASTSPEDETIKFSNSSNFRPNKDNPLLPEVQHVQNEPTISNTSHWATSRQVAQERQLKLLMERVDILQKENSKLQKDLLDHKSQTGTKDGEVKLLRYELQQARKLLQMSKMEKIIMAEEAKKDCNRKVADVYKEVIAKNTELTFTNVEFSEYKIRNTNNSFKNQQLTVYDTDECRNILRVENLCITRFNTQFSINAENKLYDFSKETRTQKKQRSFFELELEHLIFINAELQLQANTDTMAMDRVISSVRGVFKEFLSYAQTLELPKHHLVYPYHHYDLQFDHNTCQRHSLIQTENLYKLERGVLLRRYIATLALICQRHGNLSQTLIKNKRDNSSILQIVIEAINKLSYSSEVLEHFGVIEATGAFLHSLLSNINAVYTHETQLDSLFNLFKQLVFTRPNIWVFQQLSSCMLLCALHDQIMERMCTGTNNNCFVSDRVRSKYRFRPESCLIQVYAGLLELCFCGDIPLNSTHFKLLLSICGNHVRFVYQGFISMPKFIMKMHPFQTFAEYEGPEERLTPKIMVTSSTNSSNNNNTAIPSKIVKPALEQLVQESNCECYVKLCISVVTLVFQMMYQWTLQVEKSDVSHVGEISQTALHLLILIFREYYLPSIFRDSEETTKHNLSLLCGWWKEHMHILRFQDTHLHFLNQLEELQFMLKPMHHEANHSNPDTDLADWKSIVNKGDMVIDKFDSSQSEFNFNTLYLHKMNEFFNNLKSSAKNYIYKN from the exons ATGGCGCCATCAATGTTTCCCACCTCTAGTGCAAAGATGGCAAGACAATTTCGTCCGCTACTAAACAATTCGAGTAAAAGGCAAAAATTAGAATTAGGCGTGCAAAATTCAGGCGATTTGTTTAAGTCAACTATTGCTGAATTTTGGGGAAgtgacgatgacgatgttATTTTGTTAGCTACTCAACAAGCAGAGGAAAATCAGCGACAGCCAGACAGTCCACGACAAACAGagaatgaatttgaattacGTCCATTTGTATCCAGTACACAACAACCGCATAGAAAGCGGCTATCAACTTCACGCCAGAGTCCTGCGTACCAGCCGCGCCATGTGGCTTCAACGTCGCCTGAAGATGAGACGATCAAATTCTCAAATTCGAGTAATTTTAGGCCCAATAAAGATAACCCTCTGTTACCAGAAGTTCAACATGTACAAAATGAGCctacaatttcaaatacaaGTCATTGGGCAACTAGTCGTCAAGTAGCACAGGAACGAcaacttaaattattaatggAGCGCGTCGATATTCTCCAAAAGGAAAATTCCAAATTGCAAAAAGATCTCTTGGATCACAAGAGTCAAACAGGCACCAAAGATGGAGAG GTAAAATTACTCCGTTATGAACTACAACAAGCGAGAAAATTACTTCAAATGAGTAAGATGGAAAAAATTATTATGGCTGAAGAAGCTAAAAAAGACTGCAATAGAAAAGTCGCAGATGTTTACAAGGAAGTGATTGCGAAAAATACAGAATTAACTTTTACGAATGTTGAATTTTCTGAATATAAAATTCGAAATACGAACAACTCATTCAAAAACCAACAACTTACAGTCTATGATACCGATGAGTGTCGTAATATCCTTCGTGTGGAAAATCTGTGCATAACAAGGTTTAATACACAATTTTCTATTAATGCGGAAAATAAGCtttacgatttttcaaaaGAAACCCGCACGCAAAAGAAACAACGAAGCTTCTTTGAATTGGAGCTAGAGCATTTGATTTTCATAAACGCAGAACTGCAGTTGCAAGCCAACACTGACACAATGGCTATGGACCGCGTAATTAGCTCAGTACGTGGTGTATTTAAAGAGTTCTTGTCATATGCTCAAACTTTGGAATTACCAAAACACCATTTAGTATATCCATATCATCATTATGATCTACAATTTGATCACAACACTTGCCAACGCCACTCATTAATTCAAACCGAGAATTTGTACAAACTTGAAAGGGGTGTTTTATTACGTCGCTATATAGCGACCTTGGCGTTGATTTGTCAAAGGCATGGCAACTTATCTCAaactttgattaaaaataaaagagacaACTCTTCAATATTGCAAATTGTCATAGAGGCAATAAACAAGTTAAGCTACTCATCGGAAGTACTTGAGCATTTCGGGGTTATTGAAGCAACTGGGGCTTTTCTACACAGTTTACTTAGTAATATAAATGCGGTTTATACACACGAAACTCAATTGGATTCACTTTTTAACTTATTCAAACAGTTGGTGTTTACTCGACCAAATATATGGGTGTTTCAGCAGCTAAGTTCTTGTATGTTATTATGTGCTTTACACGATCAAATAATGGAGAGAATGTGCACTGGcactaataataattgttttgtgtCAGACAGAGTTAGATCTAAATACCGTTTTCGGCCAGAGTCTTGTTTAATACAAGTTTACGCCGGGTTACttgaactttgtttttgtggtgACATTCCTCTGAACTCAACTCATTTTAAGTTGCTTCTATCTATATGTGGAAATCACGTGCGCTTCGTATACCAAGGTTTTATATCAATGCctaaatttataatgaaaatgcatCCATTTCAAACCTTTGCTGAGTACGAAGGCCCTGAAGAGCGCTTAACGCCCAAAATTATGGTTACCTCTAGTACAAATTctagcaacaataacaacacagcAATTCcatcaaaaattgttaaacCCGCATTGGAACAGTTAGTCCAAGAAAGCAACTGCGAATGCTACGTAAAATTATGTATAAGTGTTGTCACacttgtatttcaaatgatgTATCAATGGACACTACAAGTTGAAAAATCAG atgTTTCACACGTTGGGGAAATATCACAAACCGCATTACATTTGCTAATACTTATTTTTCGAGAATACTATCTTCCAAGTATTTTTCGTGACTCTGAAGAAACGACGAAACATAATTTATCGCTCCTTTGCGGTTGGTGGAAAGagcatatgcatattttgagGTTTCAAGACACGCact TGCATTTTTTGAATCAACTGGAggaattgcaatttatgttgAAGCCAATGCATCATGAAGCAAATCATAGTAATCCCGATACTGACTTGGCCGACTGGAAAAGTATTGTTAACAAAGGTGACATGGTCATCGACAAGTTTGATTCGTCGCAAAgcgaatttaatttcaatactCTATACTTacataaaatgaatgaatttttcaATAACTTGAAATCGTCcgctaaaaattatatttataaaaattag